In the Candidatus Saccharimonas aalborgensis genome, one interval contains:
- the rpoD gene encoding RNA polymerase sigma factor RpoD: MANDDDQVIDQPEEELVQPDFEEPALDELLDEEEDTPEDVLNSGQYFDDISDDSVRLHLREIGKIPLLNAQEELELAQRVVAGDKKAKDKMAEANMRLVVSIAKRYSGRGLDFLDLIQEGHTGLLRAVEKFDPDKGFKFSTYATWWIRQAITRAIADQARTIRIPVHMVETINKLLRTQRRMTQELNREPTIDELAKELEMEPEKVEYVIKIKQDISSLDAGVGRDGEDEDSVLGDFIEDEDSTTPEESASNQLLKEQVQGVLSTLSEREQKIIKMRFGLENGKSHTLEEVGQEFAVTRERIRQIEAKALAKLRKHKDAKKLYEYLQ, encoded by the coding sequence GTGGCAAACGATGATGACCAAGTAATAGACCAGCCCGAGGAAGAGCTAGTACAGCCGGATTTCGAAGAACCGGCTCTTGATGAACTACTCGATGAAGAAGAGGACACACCCGAGGACGTCCTAAATTCCGGTCAGTATTTTGACGATATATCTGACGACTCAGTACGACTCCACCTACGTGAAATTGGAAAAATTCCGCTCCTCAATGCCCAAGAAGAGCTGGAACTTGCGCAGCGTGTTGTCGCAGGTGACAAGAAGGCAAAAGATAAGATGGCTGAGGCAAATATGCGTCTCGTTGTCTCTATTGCGAAGCGCTATAGTGGGCGAGGTCTTGATTTCCTCGACCTTATCCAAGAAGGCCATACCGGGTTACTGCGCGCTGTTGAAAAATTTGATCCTGATAAGGGTTTTAAGTTTAGTACCTACGCGACGTGGTGGATCCGGCAAGCGATTACTCGTGCTATTGCTGATCAGGCGCGGACGATTCGTATCCCTGTGCACATGGTAGAGACAATCAACAAGCTCCTCCGTACGCAGCGGCGGATGACTCAGGAATTAAACCGTGAGCCAACCATTGACGAGCTTGCCAAAGAGCTTGAGATGGAGCCAGAAAAAGTTGAGTATGTCATCAAAATCAAACAAGACATCTCGAGCCTTGATGCCGGTGTTGGCCGCGATGGTGAAGACGAAGATTCGGTGCTTGGTGATTTCATTGAGGACGAAGACAGTACGACTCCCGAAGAATCAGCCTCGAACCAATTACTTAAAGAGCAGGTTCAAGGTGTTCTCTCGACACTTAGTGAACGTGAACAAAAGATTATCAAGATGCGATTTGGCCTCGAGAATGGCAAAAGTCATACACTTGAGGAAGTAGGCCAGGAGTTCGCCGTCACGCGCGAGCGAATCCGACAAATTGAAGCGAAGGCCCTAGCGAAACTCCGTAAGCACAAGGATGCAAAGAAGCTCTACGAGTATCTCCAGTAG
- a CDS encoding AAA family ATPase gives MSEREQGKILAFVGLTGSGKSEAVEYVCEKGYPKVYFGGVVLGAMKDAGIEWTEANEKQFREGIREREGKDFVVKRIIKQIHDLMDAGQHHIVADGIYSWTEYKAMKHEFPGELVVVAIVAPKHTRHHRLTTRPIRPLTGEEATERDWAEIENLEKGGPIAIADYFIHNDGDLDKLHDELDAIMQAVEF, from the coding sequence ATGAGTGAACGAGAACAAGGAAAGATACTGGCGTTTGTCGGCCTTACTGGCAGCGGCAAATCAGAAGCAGTCGAATATGTCTGCGAAAAAGGCTACCCGAAGGTCTATTTTGGTGGCGTGGTGCTTGGAGCCATGAAAGACGCCGGCATCGAATGGACAGAGGCGAACGAGAAACAATTCCGCGAAGGAATTCGTGAGCGCGAAGGAAAAGACTTCGTTGTAAAGCGTATCATTAAGCAAATTCACGACCTCATGGACGCGGGCCAGCATCACATTGTTGCTGATGGCATTTACAGCTGGACAGAGTACAAAGCAATGAAGCATGAGTTCCCCGGTGAACTTGTTGTGGTGGCTATTGTTGCCCCAAAACATACTCGACACCACCGCTTAACGACACGTCCTATTCGACCACTTACCGGCGAGGAGGCAACTGAGCGAGATTGGGCCGAAATCGAGAACCTCGAAAAAGGTGGACCAATCGCCATTGCCGATTACTTCATTCACAACGACGGTGACCTCGACAAATTACACGACGAACTCGATGCTATCATGCAGGCGGTCGAGTTCTAA
- the polA gene encoding DNA polymerase I has product MTKRLVIIDGKSVFYRGYYAMPNLSTADGTPTGGVYGFAALALELFKKLKPDYVCVAWDKPKTNIRKRLEIYPEYKAGRKPAPADFYAQIPILHELLQAFGWPLYELDDYEADDIMATLAKKASDKGIETCLITSDLDALQAINPLVHVYALKKGLTNIDLFKPESFTEKYGIRVDQFLDLKALKGDSSDNIPGAPGIGEKTAIQLLQQFDTIDNLYENLWQVKDSLRRKLEDGRELVEMSKKVAELWFDAPVELNLDDMNAHDLDTAALKELLTHLEFRSLLRNLPEHMRDTPAAKAGMTELAQVESAEELSPSHARAVLMMARELIVWPDGDEVWLSHERGRAARLPRLEAAEILEQVAMVGHDSKLFLKQLLGDGVTVLPEIHHDTAQGSFLLNPLRKSRELADLVGMEAIDDPKLAISAIWALYDEQGQALDALPELAHVARTMDFPLIPVLARMEHRGIRLDTAKLAEMNTTLTTDITVIEAKMYEIAGGEFNIASPAQLAEVLYTKLGLSTFGIKKGKTGYSTGQKELDKLRGQHPIIELIEQFRELTKLQNTYVQTLPQQVDECGRIHTTFNQDVAATGRLSSTDPNLQNIPIRTERGRQIRDAFVPEKGNVFVSADYSQFELRLAAVLSGDEKMINDFNAGTDIHAKTASEVYHVPLDNVTKDQRRAAKVVNFGVLYGMSQHGLAAAAGMTYVDAQKFIDEYFRVRPNIRKYIDDTIKKAHDDGFVETLFGRRRWTPDVKSSNFVVRSAAERAAANMPIQGTEADLMKMAMLEVDKRLQGQGEQLLQIHDSILIECPKENAERISEMLVETMEHIYPKLGVRLQVDVHTGNNWGEV; this is encoded by the coding sequence ATGACGAAGCGGCTGGTGATTATCGATGGCAAGAGTGTGTTTTATCGTGGCTACTATGCGATGCCAAACCTCTCGACTGCCGACGGCACGCCGACGGGTGGTGTGTATGGTTTTGCGGCGCTGGCGCTCGAGCTATTTAAGAAGCTCAAACCCGACTATGTATGCGTCGCTTGGGATAAGCCTAAGACCAATATCCGCAAACGGCTTGAGATTTACCCTGAGTACAAGGCGGGGCGCAAGCCAGCACCGGCGGATTTTTATGCGCAGATTCCGATCTTGCATGAGCTATTGCAAGCCTTTGGTTGGCCGCTGTATGAGCTCGACGACTATGAAGCAGACGATATCATGGCGACGCTGGCAAAAAAAGCCAGCGACAAAGGCATAGAGACCTGTCTCATCACCAGTGATCTGGATGCCCTGCAGGCAATCAATCCGCTGGTTCATGTCTATGCGCTCAAAAAAGGTCTGACCAATATTGATCTCTTCAAGCCCGAAAGTTTCACCGAGAAATATGGCATCCGTGTCGATCAGTTCCTCGACCTCAAGGCGCTCAAGGGCGATAGCAGTGATAATATTCCTGGCGCGCCCGGCATCGGCGAAAAAACGGCCATCCAACTCCTCCAGCAGTTCGATACAATCGATAATCTCTACGAAAACCTCTGGCAAGTCAAAGATAGTCTGCGGCGCAAGCTCGAAGATGGTCGTGAGCTAGTCGAAATGAGCAAAAAAGTTGCCGAGCTGTGGTTTGATGCGCCTGTCGAGCTTAACCTGGACGATATGAATGCTCATGACCTCGACACCGCGGCATTAAAAGAATTACTCACGCATCTTGAGTTTCGTAGTTTGCTACGCAACCTGCCTGAACACATGCGTGATACACCCGCAGCAAAAGCGGGGATGACCGAGCTAGCACAAGTTGAATCTGCAGAGGAACTTTCCCCAAGCCATGCACGTGCCGTACTGATGATGGCGCGCGAGCTCATTGTATGGCCCGATGGGGATGAAGTGTGGTTGAGCCACGAGCGAGGTAGGGCCGCTCGCTTGCCTCGGCTCGAAGCTGCAGAGATACTCGAGCAGGTGGCGATGGTGGGGCACGATAGCAAGCTATTTCTCAAACAGTTACTGGGCGATGGTGTGACAGTATTGCCGGAGATTCACCACGATACTGCGCAGGGATCGTTCTTGCTCAACCCGCTCCGCAAGAGTCGCGAGCTGGCCGATCTTGTGGGCATGGAAGCAATCGACGACCCAAAGTTGGCTATTAGTGCGATTTGGGCACTCTACGATGAGCAGGGTCAGGCACTTGATGCACTACCCGAATTGGCACATGTGGCGCGGACGATGGATTTTCCGCTGATACCCGTACTTGCACGCATGGAGCACCGAGGGATACGACTTGACACAGCAAAACTCGCTGAAATGAACACAACTCTTACGACTGATATCACGGTAATCGAAGCAAAAATGTATGAGATAGCAGGAGGTGAGTTCAATATCGCTAGTCCAGCGCAACTCGCAGAAGTGCTGTATACAAAATTGGGCCTGTCAACTTTTGGTATAAAGAAAGGCAAGACAGGGTATAGTACGGGTCAGAAAGAACTCGATAAGCTACGAGGCCAACATCCAATCATTGAGTTAATTGAGCAGTTCCGTGAGCTCACTAAGTTGCAAAATACCTACGTGCAGACGTTGCCACAGCAGGTAGATGAATGCGGTCGTATTCATACAACGTTTAATCAAGACGTAGCCGCAACGGGCCGACTGTCGAGCACTGACCCGAATCTGCAAAACATCCCAATCCGCACCGAGCGGGGCCGCCAGATCAGAGACGCATTTGTGCCCGAGAAGGGAAATGTATTTGTGAGCGCCGACTATTCGCAGTTTGAACTACGGCTTGCGGCAGTGTTGTCGGGCGACGAAAAGATGATCAATGATTTCAATGCCGGCACCGACATTCATGCTAAGACGGCGAGCGAAGTATATCATGTCCCACTCGACAACGTTACAAAAGACCAGCGTCGTGCAGCGAAAGTAGTCAACTTTGGCGTGCTCTATGGTATGAGTCAGCACGGTCTGGCTGCGGCTGCGGGTATGACATACGTCGATGCCCAAAAGTTTATCGACGAGTATTTCCGGGTGCGGCCAAACATCCGTAAATACATTGACGACACGATCAAAAAAGCGCACGATGATGGATTTGTGGAGACGCTGTTTGGGCGGCGGCGCTGGACACCTGATGTCAAGTCGAGTAATTTTGTTGTTCGTTCTGCCGCTGAGCGAGCTGCAGCAAATATGCCGATACAGGGTACCGAGGCTGATCTTATGAAGATGGCAATGCTTGAGGTTGACAAAAGGCTTCAGGGTCAAGGCGAGCAACTCTTGCAGATTCACGACAGTATCCTCATAGAGTGTCCCAAAGAAAACGCCGAACGAATCTCAGAAATGCTCGTCGAGACCATGGAACATATCTATCCCAAACTCGGCGTGCGGCTGCAAGTCGACGTACATACTGGTAATAATTGGGGAGAGGTGTAG
- a CDS encoding peptide deformylase yields MRDREPIEKISVPRLDLIDPVEHAGFLNSRSAEVAEEEVSSKEIQWIIDEMLRMAAGKGKDGEDTRQMVGLAAPQVGQSKRIITIDVTATGANQEQHLLPIINPRISMHGEKQVDGREGCWSCANYCANVPRFDHIELEGWDRNGAPIQLTLDGFVARIAQHEVDHLDGIRCIDRVPEDQPWRLHRVLPSEFERYRKEWPHWQATFPREEWDVFRGGKR; encoded by the coding sequence ATGAGAGACCGTGAACCAATCGAAAAAATTAGTGTTCCAAGACTAGATCTCATTGATCCCGTCGAGCATGCCGGATTTCTCAACTCTAGATCAGCAGAAGTGGCTGAGGAGGAAGTTAGTTCAAAGGAAATCCAATGGATTATCGACGAAATGCTTCGGATGGCCGCAGGAAAGGGAAAAGACGGCGAAGATACGCGCCAAATGGTGGGACTTGCTGCACCACAAGTGGGTCAGAGTAAACGAATTATCACTATCGACGTAACTGCGACAGGAGCGAACCAAGAGCAACATCTTTTGCCCATTATTAATCCCCGTATATCTATGCATGGTGAAAAGCAGGTTGATGGTCGTGAAGGCTGTTGGTCATGCGCAAATTATTGTGCAAATGTACCGCGGTTTGATCACATCGAGCTAGAAGGCTGGGACCGTAATGGTGCGCCGATTCAACTTACTCTCGATGGGTTTGTGGCACGTATCGCACAACACGAAGTAGATCATCTCGACGGGATTCGTTGTATTGATCGTGTTCCGGAGGACCAACCATGGAGGCTACACCGCGTACTGCCGAGCGAGTTCGAACGCTATAGGAAAGAGTGGCCACACTGGCAGGCCACATTCCCACGCGAAGAGTGGGATGTGTTTCGAGGGGGCAAACGCTAA
- a CDS encoding MazG nucleotide pyrophosphohydrolase domain-containing protein, giving the protein MNTLTLPEHPTLADFQRYVEQMEHERGFSDETILHSFMLLVEEVGELAKCIRKDDDIMRMDANKQHDDNAAHEVSDVFSLLLSIANRLGVDIEQAFRDKEAINSTRTWTN; this is encoded by the coding sequence ATGAACACACTTACACTCCCCGAGCATCCTACACTTGCCGACTTTCAGCGCTATGTTGAGCAGATGGAGCATGAAAGAGGATTTAGCGACGAGACCATCCTCCATTCGTTTATGTTACTCGTCGAAGAAGTTGGCGAATTAGCAAAATGTATCCGCAAGGACGATGACATCATGCGAATGGATGCAAACAAACAGCATGATGATAACGCCGCCCATGAAGTTTCAGATGTCTTCTCACTCCTCCTCAGTATCGCAAACCGTCTCGGCGTCGATATCGAGCAGGCCTTTCGCGACAAAGAGGCGATCAACAGCACCCGCACTTGGACAAATTAG
- the dut gene encoding dUTP diphosphatase, with amino-acid sequence MMKISIKRLRGDAPYPAYQTEHAAGMDIVACLDKPVEIVPHERSIIPTGFAIALPPGYEAQIRARSGLAAKHGIMPANGVGTIDADYRGEVGVILLNTSNTSFVIEPGMRIAQMVITRYETVEWNEVTELDTTTRGAGGFGSTGTKK; translated from the coding sequence ATGATGAAGATCAGTATCAAAAGGTTGCGCGGCGATGCTCCGTACCCTGCGTATCAAACTGAGCATGCGGCAGGTATGGATATCGTGGCCTGCCTCGATAAGCCGGTAGAAATCGTGCCGCATGAGCGGAGCATTATCCCCACAGGATTTGCTATCGCACTTCCACCAGGGTACGAGGCACAGATTCGTGCACGCAGCGGATTGGCAGCAAAACATGGTATTATGCCAGCAAATGGTGTCGGGACAATTGATGCCGATTATCGTGGTGAGGTAGGGGTGATCTTGCTCAACACCAGCAACACATCGTTTGTTATTGAGCCTGGGATGCGTATCGCACAAATGGTCATCACGCGCTATGAAACAGTAGAATGGAATGAAGTTACTGAGCTCGATACGACGACACGTGGCGCAGGGGGGTTTGGTAGTACGGGGACAAAAAAATGA
- a CDS encoding pyridoxamine 5'-phosphate oxidase family protein, with translation MTSDGPLVKVKSLLKEAKHMCIAVVTDDGSPWVVPVVIRHHRGAKLSWVSSVRTVHSRAIEREPRIAITIFLTQHDEWKEVGFYATAIAKKGIPMPGGYATYTATIERAWYNGQEHKKTEIAIENL, from the coding sequence ATGACAAGTGACGGCCCCCTCGTAAAAGTAAAGTCCCTGCTCAAAGAAGCGAAACATATGTGTATCGCCGTAGTCACTGACGACGGTTCTCCGTGGGTAGTTCCAGTAGTGATTCGGCACCATCGAGGCGCGAAACTGTCGTGGGTATCAAGTGTGCGGACTGTTCATTCGCGGGCGATAGAGCGGGAACCGCGCATTGCCATTACTATTTTTCTCACACAGCATGATGAGTGGAAGGAAGTTGGGTTTTATGCGACAGCAATCGCAAAAAAAGGCATACCTATGCCCGGAGGCTATGCAACCTACACGGCGACCATCGAGCGAGCCTGGTATAATGGGCAAGAGCACAAAAAAACCGAAATAGCTATTGAGAATTTATAA